Below is a genomic region from Govania unica.
GAAGACCCCCACCACCAGACTAAGAAAAAGTCCGCCCCACAGACTGGTTTGGATTTTTTCCAGACCGAATACGCCGCCGGAAAAAAGAATTACGGCGAGGATTGGATATACGCTTACGAAGAGCCCGACCCACAATGCCTTCGCACGTATTTTTGGCACCAGGATAGGTACCATTAAACAGAAGCCGATGAACAGACCGGTATTGACTCTCCAGCGTTCAGGAATGGGATAGACCCCATACATGAGTTGATCGAACCGTTCCCTGATAAAGGGCCAACAGGCACCGGTTTTGTCGGGACAGGCTTCGGGTCCGACGCCTACCCAATAGGCATCAATAAACGCCCACCTGACGAGCGGCCAGACAATCACTGCCAACAGTAAGATCCCAAGAATACTAAAGCCAATGCGCCAATTGCCCATGAAAGTCCTGGTAAGCTGCCCATGTGATAAACGTCTCTTGACCTTATCCATATTCTTACACCGGCTTGAAGCTATTGAACCGCCGATTCATCGCAGCCATTGCCCAAACCCCAAGCAAGGAAATCAGGGAATAAATACAAAAAATCAGGGTCATGATTTCCACAGGACGTCCGACCAGGTTATTGGTTGTCCCCACCATTACGGACACTATTTCCGGATATCCAACTGCAGCACCAAGTGACGTTGCCTTGAATATATTCAGATAGCAGTTGGTCATGGGCGGCAGGATCACGCGCATGGCCTGCGGAATGATCACATGTCGCATGGTTTTGAGCGGCCCAAAGCCCAATGACTTTGCGGCTTCCCACTGGCCCAGCGGCACAGACCGGAAACCGGCCCGGATGACCTCGGCCACATAGCTCGAATTATAAAAGGAGATACCAAGGAGAACGGCGCATAATTCCGGATTTATGACCCAATCAGAACGGTAGCCGAATTTGTCCATCACGGGGGCCTGCCACTCCACGGCGTAGAACGCCCAAACCACAAAGCCAACCAACCAGAAACCCATCATGCCGGCTCCCTTGACGGGAGATCCAGCGGGGGCGCGGTGCCGACGCAAAACCATCACGACAATAAAGACCAGTGCAATTGCCAACAGGGCAAGCCCCATGATCGACACAAACCCCGTCTGAAGACTCGAACTCGGCAAAAATAGGCCGCGATTATTCAGAAAAAT
It encodes:
- a CDS encoding amino acid ABC transporter permease; translation: MKDWQLNWATVRSLALQLAILAGIMAVIIAIANATLANLDRLGVQSGFDFIWQRAGFDISQKLLPYSSDSPVYMAFAVAVCNTMLLAVLCIILSTILGLLVALCRISGDWFLNGLGCGFVEVFRNIPALLQIFLWYFVVLRALPASDDSYQIFGSIFLNNRGLFLPSSSLQTGFVSIMGLALLAIALVFIVVMVLRRHRAPAGSPVKGAGMMGFWLVGFVVWAFYAVEWQAPVMDKFGYRSDWVINPELCAVLLGISFYNSSYVAEVIRAGFRSVPLGQWEAAKSLGFGPLKTMRHVIIPQAMRVILPPMTNCYLNIFKATSLGAAVGYPEIVSVMVGTTNNLVGRPVEIMTLIFCIYSLISLLGVWAMAAMNRRFNSFKPV